One window from the genome of Nicotiana sylvestris chromosome 9, ASM39365v2, whole genome shotgun sequence encodes:
- the LOC138878170 gene encoding uncharacterized protein, whose protein sequence is MKAHALADHLAENPVDDEYQPLNTYFPNEEVNSVESISEDTNAWKMFFDGAVNAKGVGIGAILISPNGHHYRATARLRFFCTNNTAEYKACIMGMDMALDQDVEELQHVEELVKQFKSIEFRYIPHCHNELADALATLASLLSYPGNAHIDPLEIQIRERHNYCNTVEAAPNVQPWYHDIKRFFKTKEYPEKTNGDQKRTIRRHASGFFFSGDVLYKRTPDLNLLRCVDDEEDGRIMYKVHAGVCGPHMNDHLMGEICEQFKITHWNSTPYRPKANGAVEAAKKTSKRF, encoded by the exons atgaaagcccatgcattagcagatcacttggctgaaaacccagttgatgatgaatatcaacCTTTGAACACCTACTTCCCTaatgaagaggtaaattcagttgagtCAATATCCGaggacaccaatgcttggaaaatgttctttgatggagcggtaaacgcaaaaggtgttggaattggagCCATATTGATCTCACCCAATGGTCATCATTATCGGGCCACAGCCAGGCTTCGATtcttctgcacaaacaacactgccgagtataaagcttgcattatgggtatgGACATGGCACtcgaccaagatgtcgaagagCTA CAACATGTGGAAGAACTTGTCAAGCAATTCAAGTcgatagagttcaggtacatccctcattgccacaatgaactagctgatgcacttgccactttggCCTCGTTGCTGTCATACCCAGGAAATGCCCAcattgatcccttggaaatccaaatcagggaaaggcaCAACTACTGTAATACGGTTGAGGCAGCACCAAATGTTCAGCcgtggtatcatgacatcaaaagattTTTTAAAACCAAAGAATACCCTGAGAAAACcaatggagaccaaaagagaaccattagacgacacgcaagtggtttcttttttagcggcgatgtcttgtacaaaaggactccggatctcaacttgttaagatgtgttgatgaCGAAGAGGATGGAAGAATCATGTATAAAgtgcacgcaggagtgtgtggaccccacatgaacga tcatttgatgggagagatatgcgaacaattcaagataacgcattgGAATTCTACTCCCTATCGCCCTAAAGCCAATGGTGCCGTCGAAGCAgccaaaaaaacatcaaaaagattttga